In Mytilus edulis chromosome 6, xbMytEdul2.2, whole genome shotgun sequence, the following proteins share a genomic window:
- the LOC139528458 gene encoding uncharacterized protein, which translates to MVNKNCMYGVCKSDSRYPERLAEKDVHFIPFPKPLRNRVKCERWIRACGRPDLNVEKVTKYSYICSLHFVRGNGPTEEYPDPIPAGACEAEKENFMLQNRKRRAPIDRPSLVCRKVKKPGKSADQGTVDLDHSYCIVHVPDFEAEIELRPSDEGKVPDDIDTTIFTATPLPVETKDSGSQTYHPTYSDSSTNVNLKTMRRQLFVSDVEKKPKAYTGMTLDVLKLVFSHVELKASRMKYWYGSSRVDDSFDDTENDVSGKKRGALRELSLWEEYLMSLVRLRKGLDTDVLGDMLCISSSTVSRIFSTWIVFLRKELDFLIKWPTKDQIKENMPKCFKYFPKTRVVIDCTEFFVQKPSLPSAQRITWSSYKHNNTFKLLVGITPSGSFCFLSKLWSGAVSDRRITQASGFLEMLEFGDEVMADRGFTISDLLALKGATLAIPPFANGRQLSSRAVTRTRRIANARIHVERAIGDIKSFQLLQGTLPLTLKPILDDIIFVCGALCNLRSKLVK; encoded by the exons ATGGTGAACAAAAATTGCATGTACGGGGTTTGTAAGAGTGACAGTAGGTACCCAGAGAGACTCGCGGAGAAGGATGTGCACTTTATTCCGTTCCCAAAGCCATTACGGAATAGAGTGAAGTGTGAAAGATGGATAAGAGCCTGCGGACGACCTGACCTGAACGTTGAAAAAGTGACGAAATATAGCTACATCTGCTCACTGCACTTTGTAAGGGGGAACGGTCCGACTGAGGAATATCCCGATCCTATTCCTGCAGGCGCCTGTGAAGCTGAGAAGGAAAATTTCATGCTGCAGAACCGGAAAAGAAGGGCACCAATAGACCGTCCAAGCCTTGTGTGTAGGAAGGTGAAAAAACCTG GAAAATCAGCTGATCAGGGAACAGTAGACCTAGATCATTCTTACTGTATAGTTCATGTTCCAG ATTTTGAAGCAGAGATTGAACTAAGGCCTAGCGACGAAGGGAAAGTACCAGATGACATTGACACCACTATCTTTACTGCTACTCCTCTACCTGTGGAAACAAAag ATTCAGGATCTCAGACTTACCATCCAACTTATTCTGACAGCAGTACCAATGTCAACTTGAAGACCATGAGAAGACAGTTATTTGTTTCAGATGTGGAAAAGAAGCCTAAAGCCTATACAG GAATGACACTGGATGTCTTGAAACTTGTTTTTAGTCATGTCGAGTTGAAGGCTTCTAGGATGAAGTATTGGTATGGGTCATCTAGGGTTGATGACAGCTTCGACGATACAGAGAATGATGTCAGTGGAAAG aaaaGGGGAGCATTGAGGGAGTTATCACTTTGGGAGGAGTACTTGATGAGCCTTGTACGACTGAGGAAGGGATTGGACACAGATGTCTTGGGAGATATGTTGTGTATAAGTTCTTCAACTGTTTCCCGTATCTTTTCCACATGGATTGTGTTTTTACGGAAAGAACTGGATTTTCTTATCAAGTGGCCCACTAAAGatcaaataaaggaaaatatgCCTAAATGTTTTAAGTATTTCCCTAAAACCAGAGTAGTTATAGATTGCACTGAATTTTTTGTTCAAAAACCCTCATTACCTTCTGCCCAGAGAATCACTTGGTCAAGTTATAAGCATAATAATACATTCAAACTTTTGGTAGGTATAACACCAAGTGGTTCATTCTGTTTCTTGTCAAAGTTGTGGTCAGGGGCAGTTTCAGACCGCAGGATTACACAAGCATCTGGGTTCTTGGAAATGTTGGAGTTTGGCGATGAGGTTATGGCTGACCGTGGATTCACCATAAGTGATCTCCTGGCTTTAAAGGGTGCAACTCTTGCAATTCCACCTTTTGCAAATGGCAGACAGTTGAGCAGTAGAGCAGTTACAAGGACTAGGCGTATTGCAAATGCACGCATCCATGTAGAACGAGCTATAGGTGATATCAAATCATTTCAGCTACTACAGGGCACATTGCCTCTTACTCTTAAACCCATCCTTGAtgatattatttttgtatgtggTGCTTTGTGTAACTTGCGGTCTAAACTTGTGAAGTAA
- the LOC139526634 gene encoding uncharacterized protein: protein MKQQGSWLNWQGARSRALTLSEIWSMEGYRLSFLLRSVYDVLPSPSNLYTWGLIEDPTCTLCKDKPASLQHVLSACPVALKDGRYTWRHDSVLKTIAAKLDTTRRKKRKMQKNITFVNFVRAGEKKDNQAEGLGILGTASDWQMTADIHQRMSFPAEIAATSLRPDIVIWSQGTRQAVLLELTVPWEDRIEEAYERKMAKYQQLVEDCKQRGWRTWCLAIEVGCRGFAGQSMWRALRTLGVVGAERKKLITEVCREAEVASQWIWRKRDEVWKSTKC from the coding sequence ATGAAACAGCAGGGTAGTTGGTTGAATTGGCAAGGAGCGAGAAGCAGGGCTTTGACCTTGAGCGAGATTTGGAGTATGGAGGGATACAGATTGAGTTTTCTACTAAGATCAGTGTATGATGTTTTACCAAGCCCATCAAACCTCTATACATGGGGGTTGATAGAAGACCCAACGTGCACCTTATGCAAAGACAAACCAGCATCTCTACAGCATGTGTTGTCAGCATGTCCAGTCGCATTGAAAGATGGAAGATATACATGGAGGCATGACAGTGTATTGAAAACAATAGCAGCAAAGTTGGATACCACCAGGAGAAAGAAGAGAAAGATGCAGAAGAACATCACATTTGTAAATTTTGTGAGGGCTGGAGAAAAGAAAGACAACCAGGCAGAAGGTTTAGGGATACTTGGAACAGCATCAGACTGGCAGATGACAGCAGACATACATCAACGCATGAGTTTCCCAGCAGAAATAGCAGCAACATCGCTAAGACCAGATATAGTCATTTGGTCACAGGGAACTAGGCAAGCGGTCTTGCTGGAACTGACAGTCCCATGGGAAGACAGAATAGAGGAAGCTTATGAAAGAAAGATGGCAAAATACCAGCAGCTAGTAGAGGATTGCAAACAGCGGGGATGGAGGACGTGGTGTTTGGCAATAGAAGTCGGATGCAGGGGCTTTGCAGGACAGTCAATGTGGCGGGCACTTAGGACCTTGGGAGTAGTAGGAGCAGAGAGGAAGAAACTGATTACAGAAGTGTGTAGAGAAGCAGAAGTGGCATCACAGTGGATTTGGAGGAAAAGAGACGAAGTGTGGAAAAGTACAAAGTGTTAG
- the LOC139526633 gene encoding uncharacterized protein — MTESWYKAEGCFIPKEENSRKVEQFRTISLLNIEGKIFLAVFARRTTRYLLGNEYIDIAVQKGGMPEVSGCIEHTSVITQILREAKEKKSDLAVFWLDLANAYGSIPHKLVDLTLERYHVPPTIRTMLREYFDKIEMRFTAGDFTTAWQRLEVGILTGCTVSVVLFAAAMNLIVKSVEKPSRGPLLSSGVEQPPVRAFMDDMTVTAKTVIEGRWTLEELERMIKWARMKFKPSKSRSLIVRKGKVQDETFELAGEKIPTVGEKPVKCLGKKFDATLADMVNMGEVQVQLVEWLTKIDKSGLPGRYKAWIYQHGVLPRILWPLLVYEFPLSKVEALERKISACLRRWLGVPRSFSSIGLYSTGTKLQLPMKALTEEYKVTKTRQVMTLRDSKDAKVRGAKVKIRTGRKWKADEAVKEAETRLKHSVIVGVTAVGRQGFGMTTKPRWDTANEKGRRELVQQEIRQMEEESRNVKAVGMKQQGSWLNWQGARSRALTWSEIWSMEGYRLSFLLRSVYDVLPSPSNLYTWGLIEDPTCTLCKDKPASLQHVLSACPVALKDGRYTWRHDSVLKTIAAKLDTTRRKKRKMQKNITFVNFVRAGEKKDNQAEGLGILGTASDWQMTADIHQRMSFPAEIAAASLRPDIVIWSQGTRQAVLLELTVPWEDRIEEAYERKMAKYQQLVEDCKQRGWRTWCLAIEVGCRGFAGQSMWRTLRTLGVIGAERKKLITEVCREAEVASQWIWRKRDEVWKSTKC, encoded by the coding sequence ATGACAGAGTCATGGTACAAGGCAGAAGGATGTTTTATACCAAAAGAAGAGAACTCCAGGAAAGTTGAACAGTTTAGAACCATCTCCCTATTGAACATTGAGGGGAAGATATTCCTGGCAGTTTTCGCAAGGAGAACGACGAGGTACCTGCTTGGCAACGAATATATAGACATCGCAGTCCAGAAAGGAGGCATGCCTGAAGTATCTGGTTGCATCGAACACACCAGCGTTATTACACAGATTTTAAGAGAAGCAAAGGAGAAGAAAAGTGACTTAGCAGTGTTTTGGCTAGATCTGGCTAATGCTTATGGGTCCATACCTCACAAACTAGTAGACCTGACATTGGAGAGGTATCATGTTCCACCAACTATCAGAACTATGCTGCGAGAGTATTTTGACAAGATTGAAATGAGGTTCACAGCTGGAGACTTCACCACAGCTTGGCAGAGACTTGAGGTTGGAATACTAACGGGGTGTACAGTATCAGTAGTCCTGTTTGCAGCAGCAATGAACTTGATTGTAAAATCAGTAGAAAAACCAAGTAGAGGACCATTATTGTCATCAGGGGTCGAACAACCACCAGTAAGAGCTTTTATGGATGATATGACAGTGACAGCAAAAACAGTCATAGAGGGAAgatggactttagaggaattggaAAGGATGATTAAGTGGGCCAGGATGAAGTTCAAACCAAGTAAATCTAGAAGTTTGATAGTGAGGAAAGGCAAAGTGCAAGATGAGACATTTGAGTTAGCAGGTGAAAAGATACCAACAGTTGGAGAGAAACCAGTGAAATGCCTAGGTAAAAAGTTTGATGCAACACTAGCAGATATGGTAAACATGGGTGAAGTTCAAGTGCAATTGGTAGAATGGCTGACGAAGATAGACAAAAGTGGGCTCCCAGGAAGATATAAGGCCTGGATATATCAACATGGGGTCTTACCAAGGATATTGTGGCCATTACTAGTTTACGAGTTCCCATTGTCCAAAGTTGAGGCCTTAGAGAGAAAGATCAGTGCATGCCTAAGAAGATGGTTGGGTGTGCCAAGAAGTTTCAGCAGCATTGGATTGTACAGCACAGGAACAAAGCTACAATTACCAATGAAGGCATTGACAGAAGAGTATAAAGTTACAAAGACAAGACAGGTTATGACGTTGAGAGACAGCAAAGATGCTAAAGTGAGAGGAGCCAAAGTAAAGATCAGGACAGGAAGAAAATGGAAAGCAGACGAAGCAGTTAAGGAAGCTGAGACTAGACTAAAGCACAGTGTCATCGTTGGTGTAACAGCAGTTGGTAGACAGGGATTTGGTATGACAACAAAACCAAGGTGGGATACAGCAAATGAGAAGGGACGGAGGGAACTGGTGCAACAGGAAATACGACAGATGGAAGAAGAGAGTAGGAATGTTAAGGCAGTAGGAATGAAACAGCAGGGTAGTTGGTTGAATTGGCAAGGAGCGAGAAGCAGGGCTTTGACCTGGAGCGAGATTTGGAGTATGGAGGGATACAGATTGAGTTTTCTACTAAGATCAGTGTATGATGTTTTACCAAGCCCATCAAACCTCTATACCTGGGGGTTGATAGAAGACCCAACGTGCACCTTATGCAAAGACAAACCAGCATCTCTACAGCATGTGTTGTCAGCATGTCCAGTCGCATTGAAAGATGGAAGATATACATGGAGGCATGACAGTGTATTGAAAACAATAGCAGCAAAGTTGGATACCACCAGGAGAAAGAAGAGAAAGATGCAGAAGAACATCACATTTGTAAATTTTGTGAGGGCTGGAGAAAAGAAAGACAACCAGGCAGAAGGTTTAGGGATACTTGGAACAGCATCAGACTGGCAGATGACAGCAGACATACATCAACGCATGAGTTTCCCAGCAGAAATAGCAGCAGCATCGCTAAGACCAGATATAGTCATTTGGTCACAGGGAACTAGGCAGGCGGTCTTGCTGGAACTGACAGTCCCATGGGAAGACAGAATAGAGGAAGCTTATGAAAGAAAGATGGCAAAATACCAGCAGCTAGTAGAGGATTGCAAACAGCGGGGATGGAGGACGTGGTGTTTGGCAATAGAAGTCGGATGCAGGGGCTTTGCAGGACAGTCAATGTGGCGGACACTTAGGACCTTGGGAGTAATAGGAGCAGAGAGGAAGAAACTGATTACAGAAGTGTGTAGAGAAGCAGAAGTGGCATCACAGTGGATTTGGAGGAAAAGAGACGAAGTGTGGAAAAGTACAAAGTGTTAG